The following DNA comes from Weissella koreensis KACC 15510.
TTCCGTAAGACAATGGACCAAGGACAAGCTGGAGATAACATCGGAGCTTTGTTGCGTGGTGTTGAACGTACTTCAATCGAACGTGGACAAGTTTTGGCAAAGCCAGGTTCAATCAAGACTCATACTAAGTTCTTGGCTGAAGTTTATGTTTTGACCAAAGAAGAAGGTGGACGTCACACTCCATTCTTCACTAACTACCGTCCACAATTCTACTTCCACACTACTGACGTAACTGGGGTTGTTCAATTGCCAGAAGGTGTTGAAATGGTTATGCCTGGAGATCACGTTACATTCGATATCGAATTGATCGCTCCAGTTGCCATTGAACAAGGTTTGAAGTTTACTGTTCGTGAAGGTGGACGTACTGTCGGTGCCGGAACTGTTTCAGAAATCAATGACTAATTTTTAATTAGACTTAATTTTTGAAGAAGTAATACTTCTCAAAAGAAGAGAGAACTTGAATTTATTCAGGTTCTCTTTTTTTAGCCATTTTTGAAAATAAAAATTTAATTAAGCTAGGAAATCATAATAAAATTATCTTCAACTCAATTCAAATTAAAAAGGGCAGAAAACATACAAAATTAACTAGTGAACCCTATGCAAACGGAATAAAGTACGATAAAATATATAAGTATGTTAATTGAAATTAACGGATTAACTAAAAATATAAGTTAATTGACTGTGGAGGAATAATTATAATGGTTGCAAATAATGCAGAATTTACACGTGGTGATGGAAATAAAGGGACTTTGAAGTTTGAAATTCCCGTTGAAGATCACGCAGCAGCAATTGATGCTGCTTTCAACAAGATCAAGGATACTTTGGATGTTCCTGGATTCCGTAAGGGTAAGATGCCTAAGCAAATGTTTATTGCCCGCTTTGGTGAAGAAGCCTTGTATGAAGATGCATTGAACTTTGCATTGCAAGAAGCATATCCTTCAGCGATTGATGCAACTGGAATCGCTCCAGTGAACCAACCTCAAATTGGTGTTGAATCATTGGAAAAGGGTCAAGCTTGGGTTATTTCAGCTGAAGTTGAAGTTGCACCTGAAATTGAATTGGGTGATTACAAAGGTTTGACTGTTAAGAAGCAAGATGTTGAAGTTTCAGATGCTGATGTTGATGCTGAAATCGAAACAATGCGTCAAGGACAAGCTGAATTGGTCTTAGCTGAAGATCATGCTGCTGAAAATGGTGACACTGTTGTTATCGACTTTGATGGATCAGTTGATGGTGATCACTTCGAAGGTGGTAAGGGTGAAAACTTTAACCTTGAACTTGGTTCAGGACAATTCATCCCTGGCTTTGAAGAACAATTAGTTGGTCATAAGGCAGACGAATCAGTTGAAGTTAAGGTAACTTTCCCAACTGATTACCAAGCTGAAGACTTGGCTGGTAAAGAAGCTGTCTTTGAGACAACAATTCATGAAGTTAAGGTTAAAGAAGTACCAGCCTTGGATGATGAATTTGCCAAGGACGTTGATGAAGAAGTTGCTGGTTTGGAAGAGTTGAAGGCTAAGACGAAGGATCGTTTGGCTGAAGCTAAGAAGAATGAAGCAGCTGAAGCTAAGGAAGATGAAGCTGTTTCATTGGCTGTTGACAATGCTAAGGTTGTTGGTGAAGAAATTCCAACAGCAATGCTTGAAGAAGATATCCACCGTCAAATGAATTCATTCTTCGCTTCAATGCAAAACCAAGGTATTTCTCAAGAAATGTATTCACAAATTACTGGTCAAACGAATGAAGATATCCATAAGCAATATGCTGAGGGTGCTGAAAATCGTGTAAAGACTAGCCTAGTTTTGGAAGCAATTGTT
Coding sequences within:
- the tig gene encoding trigger factor; amino-acid sequence: MVANNAEFTRGDGNKGTLKFEIPVEDHAAAIDAAFNKIKDTLDVPGFRKGKMPKQMFIARFGEEALYEDALNFALQEAYPSAIDATGIAPVNQPQIGVESLEKGQAWVISAEVEVAPEIELGDYKGLTVKKQDVEVSDADVDAEIETMRQGQAELVLAEDHAAENGDTVVIDFDGSVDGDHFEGGKGENFNLELGSGQFIPGFEEQLVGHKADESVEVKVTFPTDYQAEDLAGKEAVFETTIHEVKVKEVPALDDEFAKDVDEEVAGLEELKAKTKDRLAEAKKNEAAEAKEDEAVSLAVDNAKVVGEEIPTAMLEEDIHRQMNSFFASMQNQGISQEMYSQITGQTNEDIHKQYAEGAENRVKTSLVLEAIVKAEGITPDQAAIDAEVKSLADQYGMEEDAIRNALTDDMLAHDIAVKEAVNTIVDSAIEA